The region GGAAAAACCACAGGTAAGTATTTCAAAAAATAACCTCAGTGTCACGGTGAAGGATCAGATGCTCCAGATGCCGGTCCGGATCGATGCAGACATCGTAACCCTTGCCTCAGCCATCGAGCCTTCGGCGGAGAACAAGCTTCTTTCACGGCTCTACAAACTTTCAATAAACGCTGAGGGCTTTTTCCAGGAGGCCCATGCCAAACTGCGTCCTGTTGATTTTGCCACAGACGGCATCTACATGGCCGGCCTTGCCCATGGGCCTAAACCTGTTGAAGAAATTATTGCCCAGGCCCAGGCGGCGGCTGCCAGAGCATCAGCATTGCTTGCATCAAAAGTCATTTTTACGAGTGCAGTTGTGGCTTACAGTGATTCAGCCTTTTGCTCAGGTTGCGGTGTATGCGCGGAGATCTGCCCCTTCGGCGCTGCAAGTCTGGATGCCAAGACAGGCAAAGCGCAGATCAACCCGTCTCAATGCAAGGGATGCGGGCTGTGTGTGGCGTCGTGCCGTTCAGGAGCTCTGAACTTGAAGGGCTTTGACCAGGCCCAGACCTTTGCTATGATCGATGAGGCCATGGCGTCGTAGTTACTCGGTTGTGAAACCAGTCCCCTTGGTCACGTTTTCAGTGGTTGCTGTTTGGGGGTACCACACAACATGATGCCTGATACTCGATGCCGGATGAATGATTGGAGAAATCTGGAATTGGGAGAGAACCTCCAAAACATGAGTCAATGGGAACCAAAAATTATTGCCTTTTTATGCTCATGGTGCAGTTATAGCGCTGCAGATCTGGCAGGCGTGACCAGGTTGCAGTATCCATCAAATATCCGGATCATCCGCATTCCCTGCACAGGACGCATGAGTGCCAAGTTCATCCTGGATGCCTTGCGTCACGGGGCAGACGGGATTTGGGTCTCAGGGTGACACCCCGGCGAGTGTCATTACCTGGAAGGTAATTATTATGCTCGAAGAAAATTTGCCCTGCTGAAAGGCTTGCTTGAACACATCGGCATTGAACCGGGGCGGCTTCAGTTTTCGTGGATTTCTTCTTCAGAGTCCACGAAATTTGTGGATGTGGCCAAGATGGTAACGGAGACGGTGAGGGAATTAGGTCCGGCGAAACGGCTCGTTAGCCAGAAGGCAGTGGCTAGTAGGGCGTAGGCAGGGAGAAAGCGAGAAAGTAAGCAGGGGCCAAACCGGCTCAACCGGTAACTTAGAT is a window of Deltaproteobacteria bacterium DNA encoding:
- a CDS encoding hydrogenase iron-sulfur subunit; translated protein: MEGNYYARRKFALLKGLLEHIGIEPGRLQFSWISSSESTKFVDVAKMVTETVRELGPAKRLVSQKAVASRA
- a CDS encoding hydrogenase iron-sulfur subunit, translated to MSQWEPKIIAFLCSWCSYSAADLAGVTRLQYPSNIRIIRIPCTGRMSAKFILDALRHGADGIWVSG